The following proteins are co-located in the Phyllostomus discolor isolate MPI-MPIP mPhyDis1 chromosome 1, mPhyDis1.pri.v3, whole genome shotgun sequence genome:
- the ARL5B gene encoding LOW QUALITY PROTEIN: ADP-ribosylation factor-like protein 5B (The sequence of the model RefSeq protein was modified relative to this genomic sequence to represent the inferred CDS: inserted 1 base in 1 codon; deleted 2 bases in 1 codon; substituted 1 base at 1 genomic stop codon), whose protein sequence is MNEVVHTSPTIGSNVEKXFVKNTHFLMWDIGGQESLRSSWNTYYSNTEFIILVVDSIDXERLAITKEELYRMLAHEDLQKAAVLIFANKQDMKGCMTAAEISKYLTLSSIKDHPWHIQSCCALTGEGLCQGLEWMTSRIGVR, encoded by the exons ATGAATGAAGTGGTTCACACATCTCCAACCATAGGAAGCAATGTGGAA AAATAGTTTGTCAAGAACACTCATTTTCTCATGTGGGATATTGGTGGGCAGGAGTCGCTGCGGTCATCCTGGAACACGTACTACTCAAACACAGAG TTCATCATTCTCGTTGTCGACAGCATTG AGGAACGACTAGCTATTACAAAAGAAGAATTATACAGAATGTTGGCTCATga g GATTTACAGAAGGCTGCGGTCCTTATCTTTGCGAATAAACAGGATATGAAAGGGTGTATGACAGCAGCTGAAATCTCCAAATACCTCACCCTTAGTTCAATTAAGGACCATCCGTGGCACATTCAGTCCTGCTGTGCTTTGACAGGAGAAGG gtTGTGCCAAGGTCTAGAATGGATGACCTCCAGAATTGGTGTGAGATAA